Below is a genomic region from Pseudomonas berkeleyensis.
GAATCCGCGCATCGAGACCGTGCTCGCCGGGGGCGCGCAGGCCATGCGCGACCTGCGCAATGCGTCGATCTCGCGCTGGTTCACCGCCGATTTCGCCGGGGCCAATCCGGGCAAGGTCGAGCCCATCGTCGGCATGCTGGCGCAGACCTCGCCTGAAGGTTACGCGGCCAACTGTGCGGCGGTACGTGATGCCGATTTCCGCGAGCAACTGGGCGCTATCCGTGCGCCGACACTGATTGTCTGCGGCAGTGGCGACCTGGTGACCACCACCGAGAACGGCCGTTTCATGCAGGAGCGCATCGCTGGCGCCGAACTGGTGGAGTTCTACGCTGCGCACCTGTCCAACGTGCAGGCCGGCGATGAATTCAGCCAGCGGGTGCTGGATTTTCTGCGCGCCTGAACCTGTCATGGTGCGCACGGCGCAATCTACGGCTCCACGCACGCCGTAGGGTGCTCCGTGCGCACCGCTTCTTTTTTCGGAGTGATGCTATGGACGAGAAACAACGCTACGAAGCCGGCATGCAGGTGCGCCGCGCGGTGCTGGGCGATGCCCACGTCGACCGCAGCCTGCAGAACCTGACGCCGTTCAACGAAGAGTTCCAGGAGATGATCACCCGTCACGCCTGGGGCGATATCTGGACGCGACCAGGACTGCCGCGGCATACTCGCAGCCTGATCACCATCGCCATGCTGATCGGCATGAACCGCGAGGGCGAGCTGAAGCTGCACCTGCGTGCGGCGAAGAACAACGGGGTGAGCCGCGAAGAGATCAAGGAAGTGATCATGCAGAGCGCCATCTACTGCGGCATCCCGGCTGCCAATGCCACCTTCCATCTGGCAGAAGCCGTATGGGACGAGCTTGGAGTGGAGTCGCTGCAAGACTGACGGCGGCTGCACATATTGCGTAGGGCGGGTGCAACCCGCCAGCGCGCCAATGGCGGGTTGCACCCGCCCTACCTTCAGTTCAGCATGAACAACGCCTCGCCATTGAACTCCTCGCTGATCTGCGCGGCCTGCATCGGCCGTCCCAGCAGGTAGCCCTGCACTTCGTCGCAGTCGTGCTCGCGCAGGAAGTTCAGCTGCTCCTGGGTTTCCACCCCTTCAGCGATCACCGCCAGGTTCAGGCTATGGGCCATGGCGATGATGGCGCGGGCGATCTGCGCGTCCTGCTCGCCTTCCGGCAGACCGTCGACGAAGCTGCGATCGATCTTCAGTACGTCGATGGGGAACTGCTTGAGGTAGTTCAGTGACGAGTAGCCGGTACCGAAATCATCCACCGCGATGCACAGGCCGAGGCGCTTGAGATCCGCCAGGGTCTGCATCGCGCTGGCCACGTCGCGCATCAGGATGCTTTCGGTCAGTTCCACTTCCAGGCAGGCTGGCGGGATGCCGGTGCGTTCGATGATGGCAGCGATCCGGTTACTGAGGTTGCCCTCGCTGAACTGGCGTGCCGACAGGTTGACCGACACCTTGGGGATACGGATTCTCTCGCCGTGCCAGAGCTTCAGCTGGCGGCAGGCCTCTTCCAGTACCCACTCGCCGACCTGCACCACCAGCCCGAGTTCTTCCAGCACCGGGATGAAGTCGCCGGGCGGCACCAAGCCGCGTGTCGGGTGGTTCCAGCGCAGCAACGCCTCCACGCCGGTCAGGCGGTTGCCGTCGCCGGAGAACTGCGGCTGGTAATAGAGCACGAACTGGCCCTGCTCCTGGGCATGGCGCAGGTCGCTCTCCAGCTCCAGACGTTCCAGGGCGCTGGCGTTCATGTCCGCCTGGTAGAACTGGAAGTTGTTCTTGCCGCGCTCCTTGGCGTGGTACATCGCCGTGTCGGCGTTCTTCATCAGCTGGCTCAGTTCCTCGCCATCCTGCGGGGCGAGGGCGATGCCGATGCTGGCGGTGACGAAGAACTCGCGGCCTTCGAGAACGAAGGGGCGGGCCAGGCTGGAGAGAATCTGCTCGGCCACGTGAATGGCGCGGTTCAGCGAACCTTCGCGCGTCGCACGGGGTTGCAGCAGCAGGGTGAATTCGTCGCCGCCCATGCGCGCCACGGTGTCGTCGCCGTCGACGCAGGCCGACAAGCGCACGGCCACGTCCTTGAGCATGCGGTCGCCGGCGGCGTGGCCGAGCGAGTCGTTGATCGGCTTGAAGCGGTCGAGGTCGAGGAACATCAGCACGACCCATTCGTCGTGCCGGTCGGCATGTTGCAGCGCGCTGTGCAGACGATCCTGGAACAGGGTGCGGTTGGGCAGGTGAGTCAGAGCGTCGTAGTAGGCCAGGCGGTGAATGCGCTGCTCGCTGGCCTTGCGTTCGCTGATGTCGCTGAAGAAGCACACGTAGCTGACCAGGTCGCCTTCCTCGTCATGCACGGCGGTGATGCCGACCCAGGCCGGGAAGTTCTCGCCGCCCTTGCGCTTGAGCCAGACCTCACCCTCCCAGCTACCGCGCTGGTTGAGCTGGCCGAGGATGTATTGCAGGTGGCTGGCCTGCTGACGGTCGGCGGTGAGCATGCCGGGCAACTGGTCGAGCACCTGCCCGGCCGAGTAGCCGCTGACCCGGCTGAAGGCCTTGTTGACCTGGACGATATAGCCGGCCGGGTCGGTGACCAGAATCGCCGCCGTGGAGTGTTCGAATACCGTGGCTGCCATGCGCAGGTCTTTCTCCGCGCGGCGTTGCTGGCTGATGTCGCGGCCCACACCGAGAATGCCTTCGAAGCGGCCGTTCTCGTCCCACATGAGCACCAGGCGCAGCTCCACCGGAACCTTGTGGCCATCGGCGCGCAGGCAGTCGAAGACGAACAGCTGATCCGGCAGCTCTTCGCGCAGACGCTCCAGGCGGGTACGTTCACCGAGCGAGTCGCGGATGCGTTCGATCAGCAGGTTGAGGCCTTGCAGTTGTTGCGGGTTGGCCGCCAGGCTGTAGAAGCTGTTGGCCATGACCCAGTCCACGGAATAGCCGAGCACCGGTTCCACCGACGGGCTGACGTAGTTGAGCGCCAGCGTGCAATCGGTGGAGAAGATCACGTCGCTGATGCTCTCGGCCAGCAGGCGGTAGCGTTGCTCACTGTCACGCAGTGACTGGTTGCGCTCGATCTGCTCGGTGATGTCTTTGGCCACGCCGATCAGACGGCTGACCCGGCCGCGCTCATCACGCGCCAGAGCCTGTTCGCGGATGCTGAACCAGCGCCACTGGCCATCGCGGTGACGCCAGCGCAGCACCGACTCCAGCAGCAGGCCGTCGCCGACCACCTTCTGCAGGTTGCGGATGCGCCAGTAGTACTCGCTGTCGTCCGGGTGCAGCACCAGCTCCCAGAAGTCCTCGTGCATGGCCTTGAGTTCGGACTTGCTGTAGCCCAGTTGCAGGCCGAGGCTGTGGTTGCTGAACAGCACCCGCTTGTTCTGCATGTCGTGCACGTAGAGCAGATCCGGTACCGAACGAACCACCTCGGACCAGAAACGTTCGCGCTCGATCAGTGACAGCTCGATGCGCTTGCGGCTGGTGATGTCGCTGATACTCAGGGTGACCGCCTGGTAATCCTGGATCATCTCCGGCAGGCGCAGCACCAGCCAGACGTGGCGTTGCAGGCCCTGGGCGGTGACCAGCTGGGTTTCCAGCTCGACCAGGTTGGGGCCTTCCAGCACGGCGACGGCCAGACGGTAACGCAGGTCGTCAGGTTGTACCGGGCCGTTGTCGAACAACTGCTGCCAGGCCTGGTCGGTGGACTTCACGCCAAGCAGATTCAGGGCGACCTGGTTGGCTTCAGTGATGTGCATCTGTTCCAGCAACTGCTGCTGATGGCTGTCGTCAGCCTCCAGCCAGCGCCCCAGTCCGGCAGCATCGCGCAGCTTGTGTTGTAGCAGCAGGCTGCGCAGGCCGGACAGGTCGAGCACGCACAGGGCCACGCCGGTGCCTTCGAAAATGTCCTGATAGCGCCGTCGGGTTTCCTGCAGCACGCGCATGGCCTGCTGCTCATCGGTCACGTCGCGCAGCACCCATACGTAGCCGGCCTGGCGACCGACTTCGCTGATGTCGCTGCGGGTGACGGCGAACAGGCGTGCCTGGCCGTCCTGTTCCACGCGTACCAGTTCCGGGCCGAGCTCGTTGACCGGCTGCGGGCTGTTCAGGAGCAGTGGGTCGAGGTCGGGCAGCAGGTCGAGCAGATGACGATCCAGGGCCGCCTGACTGGTGAGGCCGAACAAGGCCTCGGCCTGCGGATTGAGGTAGCGCAGCTTGCCATCGGCCTGGGTCACCAGGATGCGTTCCTCGACCGCGCCCAGCGCACTGGCCGCCTGGCGCAGAGAGCGGCGGGACTCGTTGTTCAGACGCTGCAGTCTGCGTTGCTCGCGCTGCAGCCCGTGCAAGGCGAGCAAGGCCAGCAGGCTGCACAGGGCGAACAGCAGGAACTTGCCGGCCAGAGGGGGCATCAGCTCGTTGCTGGCATTATCGGCGTCGAACAGGGCGCGCAATTGCCAGTCGCTGCCTTCGAGCGGGATCAGATGCAGACTCTGCGCCTGCTCTACGGCGGTGACCGGGGCGATGGCCTTACCGGCTTTGGCAAGGTCGTCGGCGCGGGCGATCACGCGTTGGCTCTGCATGTCTTCGAGCAGCCAGCGATATTCGCTCTGATGCTGATCGCGCAGCCAGGCAAGCAGCGCGCTGGCGCGCATGCGCAGCACCCGATGGCTGCCGTCGCTCTGTCGCAGCAGCAGGTAGAGCACACCGCCGTCATGGGCGCTGAAGGAGAAGTGGTAAGCGGCAGCGGTGTTGCGTTGCTGCAGGGCGCGGATAAAGGCCAGATCCTGTGGTTCGCTGGCGGTATCGTTGAGCAGTTGCCCATGCTCGTCGAGCCAGGCCAGGCTGCTCAGTGTCGGGAACAGGCTGCGCAGTGCCGCGATCAGTTCGCTTTGCCCACCGTCTGCCCGTTTGGCCTCCTGCAGTATGGCCTGGCCTGCCTGTGCCTTCAGGCGCATGTTCAGACTCAGATGCTTGGCCAGTTGTTCACCATAGCTGCGGCTGAGCTGCTTCTGGTTGTTCAACAACTGACGATATTCCTGCATCAGTTGCCAGGCCAGCAGTCCCAGTATCGCCAGTACCAGCACCACCAAAGAGCGCCGGAGCAATTCACGACGGCCTGGCGCGTGTGACTCACCCGATGGTAGGGAAGGCAATGATGGGGAGCTCGACACGTTTTAGGAACCTGCAGCTACTGCGGATCTATATAGTAGAGCGCGCGAGCATGCCATGCGCGCGCGGCCGGCTAGGATGCCTGCAAATGTGGCCAAGTGCCAGTTGTGCCGACGAGCGTAGGTTTGCCCTGTCTCATACATTGCGGTAGCTTTGCGCCGCGCGCGTGATCTGTCCGCGCGGTACTTGGCGTTCGCCTTCGCAGGGGCTAAGGTCTCTGCACATTGCGTACGCGCAGGTGGTGTGAAAGCTGATGGCTATCCCACGTTAGTGATCCGGCCTCTGGGTAGGAGCGGCTTCAGTCGCAAATTTCGCGGATAAATCCGCTCCTGCAGGGTGTACAGCAGCTAACGCGAACATAGCCAAGAGATTGCGCCCTCGACGCATTCATCATGTTTCTCACGCGACCTGCATGGCGCGCCGTTTCCAGCTCCCAATTCTCACAAGTCAGGTTCTCCATGGCTCAGTACGTCTACAGCATGCATCGGGTCAGCAAGGTTGTCCCACCGAAGCGTGAAATTCTCAAGAACATCTCCCTGT
It encodes:
- the pcaD gene encoding 3-oxoadipate enol-lactonase, yielding MPAVRLADGDLNYLLEGPATAPVLVLSNSLGTDLHMWDAQIPAFTQHFQVLRYDTRGHGASLVSEGPYSIEQNGRDVLALLDALDIAKAHFCGLSMGGLIGQWLGINAPERIERLVLCNTAAKIGTPEVWNPRIETVLAGGAQAMRDLRNASISRWFTADFAGANPGKVEPIVGMLAQTSPEGYAANCAAVRDADFREQLGAIRAPTLIVCGSGDLVTTTENGRFMQERIAGAELVEFYAAHLSNVQAGDEFSQRVLDFLRA
- the pcaC gene encoding 4-carboxymuconolactone decarboxylase is translated as MDEKQRYEAGMQVRRAVLGDAHVDRSLQNLTPFNEEFQEMITRHAWGDIWTRPGLPRHTRSLITIAMLIGMNREGELKLHLRAAKNNGVSREEIKEVIMQSAIYCGIPAANATFHLAEAVWDELGVESLQD
- a CDS encoding EAL domain-containing protein — translated: MQEYRQLLNNQKQLSRSYGEQLAKHLSLNMRLKAQAGQAILQEAKRADGGQSELIAALRSLFPTLSSLAWLDEHGQLLNDTASEPQDLAFIRALQQRNTAAAYHFSFSAHDGGVLYLLLRQSDGSHRVLRMRASALLAWLRDQHQSEYRWLLEDMQSQRVIARADDLAKAGKAIAPVTAVEQAQSLHLIPLEGSDWQLRALFDADNASNELMPPLAGKFLLFALCSLLALLALHGLQREQRRLQRLNNESRRSLRQAASALGAVEERILVTQADGKLRYLNPQAEALFGLTSQAALDRHLLDLLPDLDPLLLNSPQPVNELGPELVRVEQDGQARLFAVTRSDISEVGRQAGYVWVLRDVTDEQQAMRVLQETRRRYQDIFEGTGVALCVLDLSGLRSLLLQHKLRDAAGLGRWLEADDSHQQQLLEQMHITEANQVALNLLGVKSTDQAWQQLFDNGPVQPDDLRYRLAVAVLEGPNLVELETQLVTAQGLQRHVWLVLRLPEMIQDYQAVTLSISDITSRKRIELSLIERERFWSEVVRSVPDLLYVHDMQNKRVLFSNHSLGLQLGYSKSELKAMHEDFWELVLHPDDSEYYWRIRNLQKVVGDGLLLESVLRWRHRDGQWRWFSIREQALARDERGRVSRLIGVAKDITEQIERNQSLRDSEQRYRLLAESISDVIFSTDCTLALNYVSPSVEPVLGYSVDWVMANSFYSLAANPQQLQGLNLLIERIRDSLGERTRLERLREELPDQLFVFDCLRADGHKVPVELRLVLMWDENGRFEGILGVGRDISQQRRAEKDLRMAATVFEHSTAAILVTDPAGYIVQVNKAFSRVSGYSAGQVLDQLPGMLTADRQQASHLQYILGQLNQRGSWEGEVWLKRKGGENFPAWVGITAVHDEEGDLVSYVCFFSDISERKASEQRIHRLAYYDALTHLPNRTLFQDRLHSALQHADRHDEWVVLMFLDLDRFKPINDSLGHAAGDRMLKDVAVRLSACVDGDDTVARMGGDEFTLLLQPRATREGSLNRAIHVAEQILSSLARPFVLEGREFFVTASIGIALAPQDGEELSQLMKNADTAMYHAKERGKNNFQFYQADMNASALERLELESDLRHAQEQGQFVLYYQPQFSGDGNRLTGVEALLRWNHPTRGLVPPGDFIPVLEELGLVVQVGEWVLEEACRQLKLWHGERIRIPKVSVNLSARQFSEGNLSNRIAAIIERTGIPPACLEVELTESILMRDVASAMQTLADLKRLGLCIAVDDFGTGYSSLNYLKQFPIDVLKIDRSFVDGLPEGEQDAQIARAIIAMAHSLNLAVIAEGVETQEQLNFLREHDCDEVQGYLLGRPMQAAQISEEFNGEALFMLN